A stretch of DNA from Roseovarius sp. W115:
GCCGGTTTACGACCCGGAGTATGAACGCATCGCCGCCTGGCTTTCCGGGCAAGGAGAGCGGCCCGAGATCGAAGGCTTGACCGACGAGGCGTTGGATCGCGCGCATACGTTTTTCCAAAGCCACAAGTCCATACCCGGTGCGCTGGCGGCGGCTGGGCTGCGCGGGTCGGACTTCATCACCGGATGGAAGCGGCGCGAAGATCCTCTTGATATTGGGTTTATTGATGAGGCCTCGATGCTGGATGACAAGCAGTTCGAGGACCTCAAGGACATCTTTCCAACCCTATTGCTTTTTGGGGACCCCGCGCAGCTTGCGCCAGTGAATCAATCCGGTGCGATGGTTTTTGACGGGTTGCCTGCTCCGGCTACGCTGAGCCTGAGCCGGGTGCACAGGCAGGATGCGGACAATCCGATCTTGGATTTGGCGCATGCCTTGTCTGATTCTGAAGTTGGGTTCGAAGAGTTTGAGCGTCTGGTTGAGACGACAGCCGGCAAAGATGATCGCGTCGTCTGGGCGAACAGGGTAGAGGTGGACCTCATGGCCCGCAGTCCGGTGTTGGTCTGGCGTAATGCGACGCGCATTCGTCTGATCAATGCATTTCGGTCGGTACATGGTGCGCCGGAGACCGAGCTTCTGGAAGGTGAGCCGCTAATTTGTGACGGGATTGAACTGCCGCTCAAACACCGTAAGAAGCGGCTCGATCTTGAAGCGCGCGGTCTGATCAAAGGGGCGCAGGTGATCTATCTTGGACCGGGGCGCAAACCGGGTTTTTCCCGTTTGCATGTGATGGGAGCCGAGGATCCGCGCGTGTCTGCCGCGTCAATTGTGAAGATTGAAAAACCCGACGAAGAGGAACCGTTCATCCCATTTGCAGCGCGTATGGGGGCCACTTTTTTGCACGGCGCGGCAGTGACCATTCACAAGGCGCAAGGCAGTCAGTGGCCCGATGTACAGGTTTTTGCGCCTGACCTGTATGCGGCTGCGCGTATGGGCAGGACTGAAGCCGGTCAGCCGCTTTGGAAGCGGTTGGCCTATGTGGCGATCACGCGGGCCGAGGAACGGCTGCATTGGGTGGTGCGCAACCGAATTGCCAAGCCTACAGGCAGTTTGCGTGTGGATGATTTGAAAGCAGCGCCCGTGCCGTTGGAATTGGAGGTCGAGACATGAAGAGCATTCTGATCACCGGGGCCAGCTCCGGCATTGGGCGCGCAACAGCAGAAGAATTTCTTAAGGCAGGATGGCGTGTGGGATGTGTGGCGCGGCGCGCGGAGAAGCTGGATGAGATCACGTCATCCCATAAGGCGGCTATCGCTCTGCCTGCGGATGTGACCGATATGGCTGCAATGCAGGATGTTTTCACGACTTTTGTCGCCTCGGTTGGTCGGATTGATGCCGTGTTCAACAACGCCGGGATGTTTGGTCCTTCCACCTCTCCGGATGAGGTGAGCCTTGATGCCTTTGATCAAGTCATCAATGTCAATGTGCGGGGCATGTTCATCACCGCCAAACTCGCCTTTGCACAGATGCGTGCGCAGGATCCCCAAGGCGGGCGGATTATCAATAACGGTTCGCTCTCGGCCCACAACCCGCGTCCCGGCTCTATTTGCTACACAACCTCGAAGCACGCTGTGACTGGTATGACGCGATCCATTTCTCTTGATGGGCGGCCCTTCAACATCGCCTGTGGGCAAATCGACATTGGCAATGCACGTACCGAGTTGGTCGAAGATCTGAATGCCCGTATTCTGGCCGAAAACCCCGATGCGACGCTGATGCCGATGATGGATGTGGGTGATGCCGCGCGGTCTGTTTTGCACATGGCCAGCCTGCCTTTGGAGGCCAATGTGCAATTCATGACGGTTCTGGCCACCACCATGCCCTATATCGGACGCGGCTGAATTCGCTTGATTTACCCCAAGTTTGCAGCAAGGCTGATGCTATGACCGTTCAGACACCCGTTCCTTTTTCGAGCTTCAAGGGACCAGAGCAGGTTGCCTTTCACAGAACAGAGCTTTCCGTGATCCTGTCCGTCTATGGGCGCATGGTGGCCGCTGGCGAATGGCGCGACTATGGGATTTCCTCGCTCAAGGACGTAGCGATCTTCTCAGTCTTCCGCCGCACGGCGGAACATCCTTTGTACCGGATTGAAAAACGGCCAAAGCTGCGTGGGCGGCAAGGTCAGTACGCCGTCATCGGTATGGATGGGCAGATCCTGAAACGCGGATCTGATTTGCGGACCGTGCTGCGTGTGCTTGAGCGCAAGCTTATCCGAGCCATCGACTAAAGCGAGAATGACATGACGACGCTGCCCGATTTTCGGCTTGAGACGCATTTTGCCAAATGGGAGTTCAAGGCGCGCTACCACATGACCGCCTCGGATGCAGAAAGCATGTCGCTGGATACGTTGTTGGAGATGGCCACGCCTGAAGACCGAGACGCGTTTGAGACAATGTGGCTTGGCTATACCGAAACCTTTGGTGCACCTGAACTGCGCGATGAGATTGCCGGGACATATGTTGGGCAAAACTCTGAAAACATTTTGTGCTTTGCTGGCGCCAGCGAAGGCATTTTTGCCGCCAACACAGTGCTTTTGGATCGTGACAGCCATGCAATTGTGGTCACGCCGAACTAC
This window harbors:
- a CDS encoding ATP-dependent DNA helicase, with the protein product MSTLAPVFSDDQAEAHDRISEVLREVGVDLDDAILTPPREGKSSVMAVVGKAGSGKTLLLAELYRALEEAGVDVVSGDWEGRRRKDRRTLAILAPTNKAASVLRMRGVPATTIHRILYTPVYDPEYERIAAWLSGQGERPEIEGLTDEALDRAHTFFQSHKSIPGALAAAGLRGSDFITGWKRREDPLDIGFIDEASMLDDKQFEDLKDIFPTLLLFGDPAQLAPVNQSGAMVFDGLPAPATLSLSRVHRQDADNPILDLAHALSDSEVGFEEFERLVETTAGKDDRVVWANRVEVDLMARSPVLVWRNATRIRLINAFRSVHGAPETELLEGEPLICDGIELPLKHRKKRLDLEARGLIKGAQVIYLGPGRKPGFSRLHVMGAEDPRVSAASIVKIEKPDEEEPFIPFAARMGATFLHGAAVTIHKAQGSQWPDVQVFAPDLYAAARMGRTEAGQPLWKRLAYVAITRAEERLHWVVRNRIAKPTGSLRVDDLKAAPVPLELEVET
- a CDS encoding SDR family oxidoreductase, translated to MKSILITGASSGIGRATAEEFLKAGWRVGCVARRAEKLDEITSSHKAAIALPADVTDMAAMQDVFTTFVASVGRIDAVFNNAGMFGPSTSPDEVSLDAFDQVINVNVRGMFITAKLAFAQMRAQDPQGGRIINNGSLSAHNPRPGSICYTTSKHAVTGMTRSISLDGRPFNIACGQIDIGNARTELVEDLNARILAENPDATLMPMMDVGDAARSVLHMASLPLEANVQFMTVLATTMPYIGRG
- a CDS encoding DUF2794 domain-containing protein; the protein is MTVQTPVPFSSFKGPEQVAFHRTELSVILSVYGRMVAAGEWRDYGISSLKDVAIFSVFRRTAEHPLYRIEKRPKLRGRQGQYAVIGMDGQILKRGSDLRTVLRVLERKLIRAID